In Solanum lycopersicum chromosome 3, SLM_r2.1, the genomic stretch TGGTGAATCACTCATCAAAGAGCGAGCAGCATCTAGGTTTAATGATATGGTGGGATCTACAGATGTAGTGGCTGGTGAAccgcttcttcttcttccacaAAGATTTAGACAAAACTGAGCTTGGATGGAAGTGAACATGATTGAGCGAACGAAGGCAAAGGTCAAAGGCATTATTATTGAGAAAGTAAAAGGACGTTATTCAGTAGCCATCGCAGGTTTCATTACTTTTTTTCCATTCCGCCGCAGAAGGAAAATGatattaaataatcaattcacCATTGAAAACATTAACcccaaaaagaagaatattttcGTCTTCTAAcacaaaaataagaatattcTGGTATTTTGaaggaatgaaaaaaaaagagactagGAGAGCTCCTCTTTGTCAGCGGCAACATTATCCCTTATATCTATCAATAAATTCATTATCAAACTTTCTCCCCACatcaatcattttgaaaataatgtcTAATTCATAGACCTCGATGAACGGGAAAATGTTAGTGAATATTTTTGTGATCAAGTATCTAGAAACATGAATGCAACTTGTCTTCAGTTACCAACAACATGGATGTCGAGCATGTTAATTATAAAGAACTATTGACTATTCCTTATGTACTCCATATCACAAATTAACTTTATCGTGAGGACATCCAATGTTGGTGTGTATAACTGGAATTTGTTGATGAGTTGGAATTGATTCTCCATAGTCCCCTTGATCAATTTAAGATTGTGCGATTGATGGATTTTCCTATTGGAAACTTgtatttttaatggaaaaaaCCACCTTTTTTTATGATACTAACTCTCAGTTTGGTCctacttttcttttaatttgttaatgaaaaaatgaaacagAAGCAAGAAAATAACATGGAATTGGGAGCCAAGCCGAAGCTTCaactacaaaaatattattcgaAAGAACCCGatcctttttttcattttttctttactctttctcattatcTCAGTTTTTTTGATTAGAAGAAGTAGGAAAAAAAAGtctatttctattttaaattatgtgTTTTCTCCTTTCCCTTTTTAGTTGActtttgagattcttgattatggactttttttttggcttttctAGTACTCCCCACAGCCTTTATCTTATTTGTATCATAAAATGAAAGTGATAATTCTACTAGAGAATAAGGAAATCCTCCCCTCCTAGAATCTGAATCGAGTTCGAAATAACTCTAAACTTTTAGAAATGTCATTGCCACGGAGAATGAGGCGAAAATATATCAGGGTATAAGACTCTTGGAGAATGGCACATACTATAATCTACCGCCTCATAACACTCTGAGAGACACTCTTGTTCGCGAAAATGCGCCATATTTATCTTTATCACCGAATTGAAATTTTCGGTCGAATTTTTATCAAGAGCATTTCAAACTTCAACTATTAAAGAAAAAGGGCCTTGTCAAAGAGAAAATACTTAACTTAATGCTTGAAGAGGAGAATCTTTCCTCTATAATTATATTAACGAATCTCCTTAGTAAAACATAAGAATGGAGGATTATCACTTTCTTGAAGACAAGCTTCAGCCTGTTGGTGATCCACGCCATGCTTTTGAGCAAAATAATCTTGATGGAAGTCGTCGCTTTTTTTTACAGGATTCGGATCAACGGGATAAAGATTCCAATGTTTACTaagattttttgaattattttctctattcttattgattttctttttttgatccCATGCTTTCTGTCGGTAAACAACCAACTAAATCTATACCTCATCACTACTCATACAGGCTTGATGGAGTGAAGCTGTATTGAGGGAATCTTTTTGTCACAATCAATCAAGAATGCCTCAAGTGgataaattcaattatttcaCACAATTCTTCTAGTCATGCCTTTAACTCTTTACTTTCTATATTCCTATAAGCAATGATGTAGATGGAGTACTTGGGATCAGCAGAATCCTAAAACTACAGAAACAACTGGTTTCACACCGGAAGAACAAGATCCGGAGCAACGACCCCAATTGTTTTGAAGATATCTTGAGAAAAGGTTTTAGCACCGGTGTATCCTATATGTACTCAAGTTTATACAAAGTATACCAATGGTGTAACGTCGTCGACTTCTTGTGAAAAAGGAGGAAGATGACtttaatctattttttcaaagaaataAGTTGCTCACGAGTAATGGAAAGAAACATATTCTATTTGATCTATATTTTTGTTCATAGAAATCCGGGTGCGTCATCACTTTAAGGAATGACTTAATGCAAATCCATGTTCCACACGACCAGTGAAGCATTGATTTTTAATCTCATTATGACTTGGTTGTTTTGAAGATCAATTAATTCTATCAGAATAGTGGAATGGAAGGCAGTAAAAGAATGAAATACTCCTTTCTTTTCCAATTTCCCTGCAAGGACAAACGCTTGAAATAATTATCGAGATTCTCAATCGCTCTTTTTAGTGGGGAAGAATAGTGTGGGAAGGGGGCGAGACCATGAAGAGCCACTAGTAGTGTATGATTATCCCACGTGTATAgttgaatataaataaataatgcagCCTCAACCTGA encodes the following:
- the LOC138347756 gene encoding LOW QUALITY PROTEIN: putative ATP synthase protein YMF19 (The sequence of the model RefSeq protein was modified relative to this genomic sequence to represent the inferred CDS: substituted 3 bases at 3 genomic stop codons), which codes for MPQVDKFNYFTQFFXSCLXLFTFYIPISNDVDGVLGISRILKLQKQLVSHRKNKIRSNDPNCFEDILRKGFSTGVSYMYSSLYKVYQWCNVVDFLXKRRKMTLIYFFKEISCSRVMERNIFYLIYIFVHRNPGASSL